A stretch of Shinella zoogloeoides DNA encodes these proteins:
- a CDS encoding hemerythrin domain-containing protein, translating into MTDYTGIARLLSDRPTDAVSLDWLKKAHDAQLTLCTALEEIADSLPTNINRQKCIYAAKSLIPLINGIHRYEEEALFPMLETRGPDDRELADSIARLKFEHVEDECFAEELTDTLNRLGSGDGTVNAEAAGYMLRGFFESIRRHIAFEQQFMLRGAGHAS; encoded by the coding sequence ATGACGGACTATACAGGCATCGCCCGGCTGCTTTCGGATCGCCCGACGGACGCCGTTTCACTGGACTGGCTGAAGAAGGCCCACGACGCCCAGCTCACGCTCTGCACGGCGCTGGAGGAAATCGCCGACAGCCTGCCGACGAATATCAACCGGCAGAAGTGCATCTATGCCGCGAAATCGCTGATTCCCCTGATCAACGGCATCCACCGCTACGAGGAGGAAGCGCTGTTTCCCATGCTGGAGACCAGGGGGCCGGATGACCGGGAGCTGGCCGATTCCATCGCCCGCCTGAAATTCGAGCATGTCGAGGACGAGTGCTTCGCCGAGGAGCTGACCGACACGCTCAACCGCCTCGGCAGCGGGGACGGCACCGTGAACGCGGAAGCCGCGGGCTATATGCTCCGCGGCTTCTTCGAATCGATCCGGCGTCACATCGCTTTCGAGCAGCAGTTCATGCTGCGCGGCGCGGGTCACGCCTCCTGA
- a CDS encoding PAS domain-containing protein, with product MKALVELFWFKYSQLQHAVKVGNENLVAMLDREIEPALMAVLQREARDASEIRSQFQLVVDLLREESEDRACVLRQAHNFKLLLDRYFGAEEAARPFGRADAEVARPMAVPRIAEDGLLNEAILDSLPDRVFVVTTDYRYLYSNPLNAESFREKPIDLVGRHVAEFIGVQRFEDDAKRYLDRCFAGEVVEFDYMSPRRGNAMTHCRMTPCRSSAGKVLGAILVLQERVESCDPMAA from the coding sequence TTGAAAGCTCTTGTAGAGTTGTTCTGGTTTAAGTATTCGCAACTCCAGCATGCGGTGAAGGTCGGAAACGAGAACCTCGTCGCCATGCTGGACAGGGAAATCGAGCCGGCGCTGATGGCCGTGCTGCAGAGAGAGGCCAGGGACGCTTCCGAGATCCGGTCCCAGTTCCAGCTCGTGGTGGATCTTCTTCGGGAGGAATCTGAGGACAGGGCTTGCGTGCTCCGGCAGGCGCATAATTTCAAGCTGTTGCTGGATCGGTATTTCGGAGCCGAGGAGGCGGCAAGACCGTTCGGCCGGGCCGATGCCGAGGTGGCGCGCCCCATGGCGGTCCCGCGCATCGCGGAGGATGGGCTGCTCAACGAAGCGATCCTCGACAGCCTTCCGGACCGCGTCTTCGTCGTGACGACGGATTACCGCTACCTCTATTCAAACCCGCTGAACGCGGAGAGCTTCCGCGAGAAGCCCATCGACCTCGTGGGGCGGCATGTCGCCGAGTTCATCGGCGTGCAGCGCTTCGAGGACGATGCGAAGCGATATCTCGACCGCTGCTTTGCAGGCGAGGTGGTCGAGTTCGACTACATGTCTCCGCGGCGGGGCAACGCCATGACGCACTGTCGCATGACGCCATGCCGGTCGAGCGCGGGCAAGGTGCTCGGCGCCATCCTCGTTCTTCAGGAGCGGGTGGAATCGTGCGATCCCATGGCGGCCTGA
- a CDS encoding IS5 family transposase (programmed frameshift) codes for MSNLFWLTDEQMARLQPYFPKSHGRQRVDDRRVLSGIIFVNRNGLRWCDAPKEYGPAKTLYNRWKRWGDKGIFIQMMEGLALPEATDRKTIMIDATYLKAHRTASSLRGKKGGAGRLIGRTKGGMNTKLHAVTDASGRPISFFITAGQVSDYTGAAALLDELPKAKWLLADRGYDADWYRNALQAKGITPCIPGRKSRNKTIKYDKRRYKRRNRIEIMFGRLKDWRRVATRYDRCPMAFLSAIALAATVIFWL; via the exons ATGAGTAATTTGTTTTGGCTGACGGACGAGCAGATGGCCCGTCTTCAGCCTTATTTTCCCAAGAGCCATGGTCGCCAGCGCGTTGATGACCGACGCGTTCTGAGCGGCATCATTTTCGTCAACCGCAACGGTCTCCGGTGGTGCGATGCGCCGAAGGAATATGGCCCGGCCAAGACGCTTTATAACCGCTGGAAGCGCTGGGGCGACAAGGGCATCTTTATCCAGATGATGGAAGGCTTGGCTTTGCCTGAGGCAACGGATCGCAAGACGATTATGATCGACGCGACCTATCTCAAGGCCCACCGCACGGCTTCCAGCCTGCGGG GTAAAAAAGGGGGCGCGGGCCGCCTGATCGGACGCACGAAAGGCGGCATGAACACCAAGCTTCATGCCGTAACGGATGCGAGTGGTCGCCCGATCAGTTTCTTCATAACAGCCGGTCAGGTCAGCGATTACACCGGTGCTGCCGCCTTGCTTGATGAGCTTCCCAAGGCCAAGTGGCTGCTGGCCGACCGTGGCTATGATGCCGACTGGTATCGTAACGCGTTACAGGCGAAGGGGATCACGCCCTGCATTCCGGGTCGCAAATCCCGCAACAAGACCATCAAATACGACAAACGCCGCTACAAACGGCGCAACCGGATCGAGATCATGTTCGGGCGTCTCAAAGACTGGCGGCGTGTCGCTACGCGCTACGACAGATGCCCAATGGCCTTTCTCTCCGCCATCGCTCTCGCTGCAACCGTTATCTTCTGGCTCTGA
- a CDS encoding lipid A biosynthesis lauroyl acyltransferase — translation MIVTRLVLAFRNTKQWLVAQFAFGLLNILKLLPADGAINFADRVARWVGPKTRRHKLTLTNLRNAYPEKSEAEIEAIALDAWGNMGRLAAEYVFLDKLFDFDPEKTEPGRIEVSGIPLFVDLRDRPRPFIVFTAHTGNFELLPVAGAAFGLDVTVLFRPPNNPYVADKVFEFRRARMGELVPSHAGSSFTLARKLEGGGPVGVLVDQKFTRGLHTKFFGRDVQTNPLLAKLVRQFGCEVYPARCIRLPGNRYRLELEPAMAIPRKANGAVDVEATAQMLNDKVEQWVREYPGQWLWYHDRWNIKHSLNT, via the coding sequence ATGATCGTCACACGCCTCGTTCTGGCGTTCAGGAACACGAAGCAATGGCTGGTGGCGCAGTTCGCCTTCGGCCTGCTCAACATCCTGAAGCTGCTGCCGGCGGACGGTGCGATCAATTTCGCGGACCGCGTGGCGCGCTGGGTGGGCCCCAAGACGCGTCGCCACAAGCTGACGCTGACGAACCTGCGCAATGCCTATCCGGAGAAATCCGAGGCCGAGATCGAGGCCATCGCGCTCGATGCCTGGGGCAATATGGGCCGGCTTGCCGCCGAATATGTCTTCCTCGACAAGCTGTTCGATTTCGATCCGGAGAAGACGGAGCCGGGCCGTATCGAGGTGTCGGGCATCCCGCTTTTCGTGGACCTGCGCGACAGGCCGCGCCCCTTCATCGTCTTTACCGCCCATACCGGCAATTTCGAACTGTTGCCGGTCGCCGGCGCGGCCTTCGGGCTGGATGTGACGGTGCTCTTCCGCCCGCCGAACAACCCTTACGTCGCCGACAAGGTGTTCGAGTTCCGCCGCGCGCGCATGGGCGAGCTGGTGCCTTCTCATGCCGGCTCGTCCTTCACGCTGGCCCGCAAGCTGGAAGGCGGCGGCCCGGTCGGCGTGCTGGTCGACCAGAAATTCACCCGGGGCCTGCACACCAAGTTCTTTGGCCGCGACGTGCAGACCAATCCGCTGCTGGCGAAGCTCGTCCGCCAGTTCGGCTGCGAGGTCTATCCCGCCCGCTGCATCCGCCTGCCGGGCAATCGCTACCGGCTTGAGCTGGAGCCGGCCATGGCGATCCCCCGCAAGGCGAACGGCGCCGTCGACGTCGAGGCGACCGCCCAGATGCTCAACGACAAGGTAGAGCAATGGGTGCGGGAATATCCGGGCCAATGGCTGTGGTATCACGACCGCTGGAACATCAAGCACAGCCTCAATACTTGA
- a CDS encoding zinc-binding dehydrogenase: MRALQLLDDRKLEITDIPEPEAPGPGEVTLRVKAVALNHIDVWGWRGMAFAKRKMPLVIGAEAAGVVEALGPGVSNVLPGQLVSIYGARTCGLCKPCREKRDNLCEHVGGVYGFHLDGFAQEKVNLPARLLVPAPPGIDAVAAALAPVTFGTVEHMLFDNAKLEPGETILVHAGGSGIGTAAIQLAKKIGCTVITTVGSNDKIEKAKALGADHVINYREDRFEGVVRKLTKKKGVDVVFEHVGKDTWAGSMLCLKRGGRLVTCGSTSGVSTDMNLMMLFQQQLKLLGSFGCRMENMADAMQKMARGIVHPVIDTEVTFDGIETALERMESRQIFGKIVLKLD; the protein is encoded by the coding sequence ATGCGCGCCCTCCAGCTTCTCGACGACCGCAAGCTCGAAATCACCGATATTCCGGAACCGGAAGCACCCGGCCCCGGCGAGGTGACGCTGCGCGTCAAGGCCGTCGCCCTCAACCATATCGATGTCTGGGGCTGGCGTGGCATGGCCTTCGCCAAGCGCAAGATGCCGCTGGTCATCGGCGCGGAAGCAGCCGGCGTCGTCGAGGCCCTCGGCCCCGGCGTTTCCAACGTTCTGCCCGGCCAGCTCGTCTCTATCTATGGCGCGCGCACCTGCGGCCTCTGCAAGCCCTGCCGCGAAAAGCGCGACAACCTGTGCGAACATGTCGGCGGCGTCTACGGCTTCCATCTCGATGGCTTCGCGCAGGAGAAGGTGAACCTTCCCGCCCGCCTGTTGGTCCCGGCACCGCCCGGCATCGATGCCGTTGCCGCAGCGCTTGCGCCCGTCACCTTCGGCACGGTAGAGCACATGCTCTTCGACAACGCCAAGCTCGAACCCGGCGAGACGATCCTCGTCCATGCCGGCGGCTCGGGCATCGGCACGGCGGCGATTCAGCTTGCCAAGAAGATCGGCTGCACCGTCATCACCACGGTCGGCTCGAACGACAAGATCGAGAAGGCCAAGGCCCTCGGCGCCGACCACGTCATCAATTATCGCGAAGACCGCTTCGAGGGCGTCGTGCGCAAGCTGACGAAGAAGAAGGGCGTCGACGTCGTCTTCGAACATGTCGGCAAGGATACCTGGGCCGGCTCCATGCTCTGCCTCAAGCGTGGCGGCCGCCTCGTCACCTGCGGCTCCACCTCGGGCGTCTCCACCGACATGAACCTGATGATGCTCTTCCAGCAGCAGCTCAAGCTCCTCGGCTCCTTCGGCTGCCGCATGGAGAACATGGCGGATGCCATGCAGAAGATGGCGCGCGGCATCGTGCATCCGGTCATCGACACGGAAGTCACCTTCGACGGCATCGAGACGGCGCTGGAGCGCATGGAATCGCGCCAGATCTTCGGCAAGATCGTTCTGAAGCTGGATTGA
- a CDS encoding beta-ketoacyl-ACP synthase, which yields MTNAAYRDHLGRPIVAVTGMGVVTSLGQGLKDNWAALTGGVSGIHDITRFPVDGLNTRISGTVDFIDVPVENPVERSYAYARETTDEALAQAGISGEFGGPLFLAAPPIEPDWRDRFALADRAPASQRPGDAYDRFLAVLRDNPSPALHEAWAFGSISERLSDRYGTRGLPVTLSTACASGATAIQLGVEAIRQGRTDRALTVGTDGSVTAEALIRFALLSALSTQNDPPTKASKPFSKDRDGFVIAEGAATLVLESLESAIARGAKVLGILKGCGEKADHFHRTRSSPDGGPAIATIRAALEDAGIDESGIGYINAHGTSTPENDKMEYLSMSTVFGDKLANIPVSSNKSMIGHTLTAAGAVEAVFSIQTMLTGTLPPTINYTNPDPTIQLDVVPNVKRDARVTAVLSNSFGFGGQNASLVMTAEPA from the coding sequence ATGACGAATGCCGCTTACAGGGATCATCTCGGTCGCCCCATCGTCGCCGTGACAGGCATGGGCGTCGTCACGTCGCTCGGGCAGGGCCTCAAGGACAACTGGGCCGCGCTCACCGGCGGCGTCTCGGGTATCCATGACATCACCCGCTTCCCGGTCGACGGGCTGAACACCCGCATTTCCGGCACGGTCGATTTCATCGACGTGCCGGTCGAAAACCCGGTCGAGCGCTCCTATGCCTATGCCCGCGAAACGACCGACGAGGCGCTGGCGCAGGCCGGCATCTCCGGCGAGTTCGGCGGCCCGCTTTTCCTCGCTGCCCCGCCGATCGAACCGGACTGGCGCGACCGCTTCGCGCTCGCCGACCGCGCGCCGGCCTCGCAGCGTCCGGGCGACGCTTATGACCGCTTTCTCGCCGTGCTGCGCGACAATCCCAGCCCGGCGCTGCATGAGGCCTGGGCCTTCGGCTCCATTTCCGAGCGGCTTTCAGACCGCTACGGCACGCGCGGCCTGCCGGTGACGCTGTCGACCGCCTGCGCTTCCGGCGCGACGGCGATCCAGCTCGGCGTCGAGGCGATCCGCCAGGGCCGCACCGACCGGGCACTGACCGTCGGCACCGACGGCTCGGTGACGGCAGAGGCCCTGATCCGCTTCGCGCTCCTTTCTGCACTCTCCACGCAGAACGACCCGCCAACCAAGGCTTCCAAGCCGTTCAGCAAGGATCGCGACGGCTTCGTCATCGCCGAAGGTGCGGCGACGCTCGTGCTGGAATCGCTGGAATCGGCCATTGCCCGCGGCGCCAAGGTGCTCGGCATCCTCAAGGGCTGCGGCGAGAAGGCCGATCATTTCCACCGCACGCGCTCCTCGCCGGATGGCGGCCCCGCCATCGCGACGATCCGTGCGGCTCTGGAAGACGCCGGCATCGACGAAAGCGGCATCGGCTACATCAATGCCCACGGCACCTCGACGCCCGAGAATGACAAGATGGAGTATCTCTCCATGTCGACCGTCTTCGGCGACAAGCTGGCGAATATTCCGGTCTCGTCCAACAAGTCGATGATCGGCCACACGCTGACGGCTGCCGGCGCGGTCGAGGCGGTGTTCTCGATCCAGACGATGCTGACCGGCACCCTGCCGCCCACCATCAACTACACGAACCCCGACCCGACGATCCAGCTGGATGTCGTGCCGAACGTGAAGCGCGATGCGCGCGTCACGGCGGTTCTGTCCAACTCCTTCGGCTTCGGCGGCCAGAACGCCAGCCTCGTGATGACGGCCGAACCGGCCTGA
- a CDS encoding beta-ketoacyl-ACP synthase — protein sequence MAKAKNDVVITGVGIVTCHGVGADAHVQILGSAKAPELKIDTERFAPYPVHPMPEIDWNQQIPKRGDQRQMENWQRLGVFAAGLALDDAGFKDDADACGTMDMIVAAGGGERDITVDSLIVDEGLKRNDRERLLNEKLTTELRPTLFLAQLSNLLAGNISIVHKVTGSSRTFMGEEAAGISAVETAFHRIRSGQSTHTLVGSALVAERQDVILLFEAIGAHATGGWTPLWSRDENAGGGIITGSAAAFLILESREHAEARGARIYATIDAIGGDRGSRDEGRLEARLERLAEGASAGNETVVFSGASGAHDATAREKAWLDQRFAGSALRGYSAVIGQSLEAQFPLGLALAALTLGAGVKVAPFDTAVEAAMSAPAATAVVTTVGHSRGEGVAILSAEK from the coding sequence ATGGCGAAGGCGAAGAACGATGTGGTCATCACCGGCGTCGGCATCGTCACCTGTCACGGTGTCGGGGCCGACGCCCATGTGCAGATTCTGGGGAGCGCAAAGGCTCCGGAGCTGAAGATCGATACGGAGCGCTTTGCGCCCTATCCGGTCCATCCGATGCCGGAGATCGACTGGAACCAGCAGATACCCAAGCGTGGCGACCAGCGCCAGATGGAAAACTGGCAGCGTCTTGGCGTCTTCGCCGCGGGCCTGGCGCTCGACGATGCCGGTTTCAAGGACGACGCGGATGCCTGCGGCACGATGGACATGATCGTGGCGGCCGGCGGCGGCGAGCGCGACATCACGGTCGATTCGCTGATCGTCGACGAGGGCCTGAAGCGCAACGACCGCGAGCGCCTGCTCAACGAGAAGCTGACCACGGAACTGCGCCCGACGCTGTTCCTCGCCCAGCTTTCCAACCTGCTCGCGGGCAATATCTCCATCGTGCACAAGGTCACCGGTTCGTCGCGTACCTTCATGGGCGAGGAAGCTGCCGGCATTAGCGCCGTCGAGACCGCTTTCCACCGCATCCGTTCCGGCCAGTCGACGCATACGCTCGTCGGCAGCGCTCTGGTTGCCGAGCGTCAGGATGTTATTCTGCTTTTCGAAGCCATCGGCGCGCATGCGACCGGCGGCTGGACGCCGCTCTGGTCGCGTGACGAGAATGCCGGCGGCGGCATCATCACCGGCTCGGCCGCTGCCTTCCTCATCCTGGAATCCCGCGAACATGCGGAAGCCCGTGGCGCGCGCATCTACGCGACCATCGACGCCATCGGCGGCGATCGCGGCTCGCGTGACGAAGGCCGGCTGGAAGCGCGTCTCGAGCGTCTTGCCGAAGGCGCTTCTGCGGGCAACGAGACCGTCGTCTTCTCCGGTGCATCCGGCGCGCATGACGCGACGGCCCGGGAAAAGGCCTGGCTCGACCAGCGTTTCGCCGGCAGCGCCCTGCGCGGCTACAGCGCCGTCATCGGCCAGTCGCTCGAAGCGCAGTTCCCGCTCGGCCTCGCGCTGGCCGCGCTGACGCTCGGTGCGGGCGTCAAGGTCGCGCCGTTCGATACGGCTGTCGAGGCCGCCATGAGCGCTCCCGCCGCCACCGCCGTCGTCACGACGGTCGGCCATTCGCGCGGCGAGGGCGTCGCAATCCTTTCCGCAGAGAAGTGA
- a CDS encoding 3-hydroxyacyl-ACP dehydratase FabZ family protein — MLLEYFQMIDRVEAVDGARRVLKARSVVPSKSPVFEGHFPGMPLVPGVLLIETMAQASGFLVLAASDFAAMPFLMSVDGAKMRTFVEPDAVLDIEAVLEHDGSGYAVTKTKITSAGKKVCDAQLKLRTMPFAEVPLADIVRKRAGEVGLFEALAASAEGK, encoded by the coding sequence ATGCTGCTAGAATATTTCCAGATGATCGACAGGGTGGAAGCCGTCGATGGCGCGCGCCGCGTGCTGAAGGCCCGCTCCGTCGTTCCGTCCAAGAGCCCGGTCTTCGAGGGCCACTTCCCCGGCATGCCGCTCGTTCCGGGCGTGCTGCTGATCGAGACCATGGCACAGGCCTCCGGCTTCCTCGTGCTGGCGGCATCCGATTTTGCGGCCATGCCTTTCCTGATGAGCGTCGACGGGGCCAAGATGCGCACCTTCGTCGAGCCCGACGCGGTACTCGACATCGAGGCTGTGCTGGAGCATGACGGATCGGGCTACGCGGTGACGAAGACGAAGATTACGTCGGCCGGCAAGAAGGTGTGCGACGCGCAGCTCAAGCTGCGCACCATGCCGTTTGCCGAGGTGCCGCTGGCCGATATCGTGCGCAAGCGCGCGGGCGAGGTGGGTTTGTTCGAGGCGCTGGCAGCGTCTGCTGAAGGGAAGTGA
- a CDS encoding acyl carrier protein — MGVTATFDKVADIIAETSEIDRETITPESHTIDDLGIDSLDFLDIVFAIDKEFGIKIPLEKWTQDVNEGKVATEEYFVLKNLCAKIDELRAAKA; from the coding sequence ATGGGCGTGACTGCTACATTCGACAAGGTTGCCGACATCATTGCTGAAACGAGCGAGATCGATCGCGAGACGATCACGCCGGAAAGCCACACGATCGACGATCTCGGCATCGACAGCCTGGACTTCCTCGACATCGTCTTTGCGATCGACAAGGAATTCGGCATCAAGATCCCGCTGGAAAAGTGGACGCAGGACGTCAACGAAGGCAAGGTCGCGACGGAAGAATACTTCGTCCTGAAGAACCTCTGCGCCAAGATCGACGAACTGCGGGCCGCCAAGGCCTGA
- the hemN gene encoding oxygen-independent coproporphyrinogen III oxidase, translating to MQDALVTRLSSPVPRYTSYPTAPHFDESIGPQAYLQGLEALGTANRLSLYAHIPYCDRLCWFCACHTKQTLRYEPVEAYLKGLHAEIEAIGSRVCRDAPVTALHFGGGSPTLLRPDDMVALKHCLDRHFAFSPDAEIAVEMDPNDLDEARHDALATIGMTRASLGIQDFDPKVQKAINRIQTFEQTRGVVEAARERGVRSVNCDILYGLPHQTMETLAETVRAVVSLAPDRVALFGYAHVPWMKKHQTMIDEAALPGIAERFAQMAMAAEMLVAAGYEAVGIDHFALPADSLAVAAREGTLRRNFQGYTDDRADALIGLGASAIGQLPQGYFQNMPATGEYLRRVEEGGVAVVRGYALTQEDRARAYVIERVMCDFGFSFAELSARHPAVAPAIRTEARSFAASDRDGFCRIEGDRFVLTATGRPFARTVAAVFDAHLSSGRGRHSVAV from the coding sequence ATGCAGGACGCACTCGTGACACGCCTTTCTTCCCCCGTTCCGCGCTATACGAGCTATCCGACGGCGCCGCACTTCGACGAAAGTATCGGTCCGCAGGCCTATCTGCAGGGGTTGGAGGCACTGGGAACGGCGAATCGCCTGTCGCTCTATGCGCACATTCCCTATTGCGACCGTCTTTGCTGGTTCTGTGCCTGTCACACCAAGCAGACGTTGCGCTACGAGCCGGTCGAAGCCTATCTCAAGGGGCTGCACGCGGAGATCGAGGCCATCGGCAGTCGTGTCTGCCGGGATGCGCCCGTCACGGCCCTGCATTTCGGCGGCGGCTCGCCGACCCTGCTGCGGCCGGACGACATGGTGGCGCTGAAGCACTGTCTCGACCGGCACTTCGCCTTTTCGCCCGACGCTGAAATCGCGGTGGAGATGGACCCGAACGATCTGGACGAGGCCCGGCACGATGCGCTCGCCACCATCGGCATGACGCGTGCCAGCCTTGGCATCCAGGATTTCGATCCGAAGGTGCAGAAGGCGATCAACCGTATCCAGACCTTCGAGCAGACGCGCGGCGTCGTGGAAGCGGCACGGGAAAGGGGTGTGCGGTCGGTGAACTGCGATATCCTGTATGGCCTGCCGCACCAGACGATGGAGACGCTGGCCGAGACCGTTCGCGCCGTCGTCTCGCTCGCGCCGGATCGGGTCGCGCTCTTCGGCTATGCCCATGTGCCGTGGATGAAGAAGCACCAGACGATGATCGACGAGGCCGCCCTGCCGGGCATTGCCGAGCGTTTCGCCCAAATGGCGATGGCGGCGGAGATGCTCGTCGCGGCCGGCTACGAGGCCGTCGGCATCGACCATTTCGCCCTGCCGGCCGATAGCCTCGCCGTCGCCGCGCGGGAGGGGACGCTACGCCGCAATTTCCAGGGCTACACGGACGACCGGGCGGATGCCCTGATCGGCCTCGGCGCTTCGGCCATCGGCCAGTTGCCGCAGGGCTATTTCCAGAACATGCCGGCGACGGGGGAATATCTGCGCCGGGTGGAGGAGGGCGGCGTCGCGGTCGTGCGCGGCTATGCGTTGACGCAGGAGGACCGTGCCCGCGCCTATGTGATCGAGCGCGTCATGTGCGATTTCGGCTTCTCCTTCGCTGAGCTGTCCGCCCGCCATCCGGCCGTTGCGCCGGCGATCCGGACGGAGGCGCGCAGCTTTGCTGCCTCGGACAGGGATGGCTTCTGCCGTATCGAGGGGGACCGGTTCGTCCTGACGGCGACAGGGCGGCCCTTCGCCCGCACGGTCGCGGCGGTCTTCGATGCGCATCTTTCGAGCGGGCGCGGCCGGCATTCGGTCGCGGTCTGA